The following proteins are co-located in the Castanea sativa cultivar Marrone di Chiusa Pesio chromosome 8, ASM4071231v1 genome:
- the LOC142606946 gene encoding uncharacterized protein LOC142606946 — protein METPVTATANSSSSSPSGNSSSSSSSDSSGNGLRRFGFRVAVLNFVQSPLTSLFENSGLLGGRRSVIMSDSQETADQIEEDEEEEELSIRIVGATESEAEGFMAHSEPEQSASDAGNGSPDDLTNSGRRRSSSSGSSSRYDIQHLAKWVEEILPYSLLLFIVFIRQHVKGFAVVISIAAVMFKSNDILKKQTALKEERKTSVLVSIALVFMLQVVLIYLWHRDTDLLYALVFLPPKAVPPFLHAIFIITMNDIMVRQAAMALKCMLLIYYKNCRGHDYRKQGQMLTLVEYTLLLYRALLPTPVWYRFFLNKGYGSIVSSLTTGLYLTLKFKSIIEKVHPFIAALKALRSKEMHYGSYATAEQVNAAGNLCAICQEKMHAPIMLRCKHIFCEECVSEWFERERTCPLCRVLVKAADIKSYSDGSTSLSVQLF, from the exons ATGGAGACACCCGTGACTGCCACTGCCAacagttcttcttcttctccttctgggaatagtagtagtagtagtagtagtgacAGTAGTGGCAATGGACTTCGAAGATTCGGGTTTCGAGTGGCGGTTTTGAATTTCGTACAGAGTCCATTAACATCCTTGTTTGAAAATTCTGGTTTACTAGGAGGCAGAAGATCAGTTATCATGTCTGATTCTCAGGAAACAGCTGATCAAATCGAGGAGgatgaggaggaggaagagCTCTCTATCAGAATTGTTGGTGCAACAGAGTCAGAGGCAGAGGGTTTCATGGCTCATTCAGAACCTGAACAATCTGCATCAGATGCCGGAAATGGGTCCCCGGACGATCTTACTAATtctggaagaagaagaagcagtaGCAGTGGTAGCAGTAGCAGATATGATATTCAGCATTTGGCCAAATGGGTTGAGGAGATCCTCCCTTattctttgcttctttttatCGTCTTCATTCGTCAGCATGTCAAAG GTTTTGCTGTTGTTATTTCGATCGCTGCTGTCATGTTCAAATCCAATGATATTCTTAAAAAGCAGACTGCTCTTAAG GAGGAGAGGAAAACCTCTGTGCTTGTCAGCATCGCTCTGGTATTTATGCTTCAAGTCGTTTTGATTTATTTGTGGCATCGAGATACTGATCTCCTATACGCCTTGGTCTTTCTTCCCCCAAAAGCAGTACCTCCCTTTTTGCACGCTATATTTATCATCACCATGAATG ACATTATGGTGCGGCAGGCAGCAATGGCCCTCAAATGTATGCTTTTGATATATTACAAGAATTGCAGAGGCCATGACTACCGTAAACAG GGTCAAATGCTAACTCTTGTTGAGTATACCTTGCTGCTGTACCGTGCCTTGTTGCCTACACCTGTTTGGTATCgcttctttttaaataaaggaTATGGAAGCATTGTTTCTTCCTTAACAACAGGGTTGTATTTAACCCTCAAGTTTAAATCAATTATAGAGAAG GTCCACCCCTTCATTGCTGCATTGAAGGCCTTAAGGAGTAAGGAGATGCATTACGGCTCATATGCCACGGCAGAACAG GTCAATGCAGCAGGGAATCTCTGTGCTATCTGCCAGGAAAAGATGCATGCTCCAATTATGCTTCGCTGTAAACACATATTCTGCGAAGAATGTGTATCAGAATG GTTTGAGCGAGAAAGGACATGCCCATTGTGCAGGGTCTTGGTTAAAGCAGCAGATATCAAATCTTACAGTGATGGATCAACTAGTTTGTCTGTCCAGTTATTTTAA